GTGGAAGTTTTTTTAAAGTTGGATGGAATAGCCCATCAGGTTAAGGATAAAGTAGCTGAGATAAAAGTGCACATTCCGCGCCAGGACTTATTTGTAAAGCACGAAAGCAAATCCTTCGAAGAATCTTTTGACCTCGCCTTTGACTCCGTCGTTAACCAGATTAAGCGTACTAAGGAGAAAAAAATTCAGTAAAACCTTAAAAATATTTTGGAATTAATAATCTGTTTACTACCTTTGCCATCCCGAAACAAAAAAGGGATCGGGCAAAGGTAGTAAAGTTCTTTACTGTAGGGCATTTAAGCCCAAACGATCAGGTACTAAAAAAAGTACGGGTGCTGAAAAAAAAGATTTTGAAAGTTACAAAATACTATTATTTTTGCACCCTCTTAACGAAGCGACTGAGATGCTACTAAAGCAGCGAAAGAAGCACTTAAGATAAGTACACCAGATATATACTTGGTATGCCACCATAGCTCAGTTGGCCAGAGCTACTGATTTGTAATCAGTGGGTCGGGGGTTCGAATCCCTCTGGTGGCTCCGGAGAAATTCCGAAGCAAACAAAATAATACGAGTCCCGCAACGGATGAAGGGTTTGTAAGGTATTTCGGGAGTAAAGAATGGGCAGGTTCCAGAGCGGCCAAATGGGGCGGACTGTAAATCCGCTGACTACGTCTTCACAGGTTCGAATCCTGTCCTGCCCACAAAGTGCAAATGTTCCGCCTTTGCCCATAGCAATGGCGGAACAGTTTTGTTAAGAAGAGGGGCTGAAAAGTGAGAGCGACATGACAATTCAATGAGTTCTTTCTGATATTATTTTAACAAATGCGGGAGTAGCTCAGTTGGTAGAGCGACAGCCTTCCAAGCTGTAGGTCGCGGGTTCGAACCTCGTCTCCCGCTCATAGTTAATTACGAATTTGCTTCGTGATAACCTTGGGCGGAAAGTTTTGCAGAAATATTACACTGGTTCCGTTCAGGTAAAAAATCTCCAAAGCTTTATGAATATTGTTCGTCGTTCAGACTGGTTTCGAAGGGAACTGGAAGACTGGTGGGCGATATAAAGTTCTTTGCAAGTAATTACAATGCTGTTGTAGCT
This window of the Chitinophaga sancti genome carries:
- the hpf gene encoding ribosome hibernation-promoting factor, HPF/YfiA family, with the protein product MNVQIQTVHFDADSKLIDHVSKKIAKLNTFYDRIISVEVFLKLDGIAHQVKDKVAEIKVHIPRQDLFVKHESKSFEESFDLAFDSVVNQIKRTKEKKIQ